The genomic segment ctgcttgctgccttacagtgaatacAGGTAgttaaatcccccgggcctgacatgatatctcctcagaccttgagagagactagtgtagaaattgcaggggccctggcagaaatatttaaaatgtcctcagccacgggtgcggtgccggaggattggagggtagttcatgtagttccgttgtttgaaaaaggctccaaaagtacaccaggtaattacaggccagtgagcctgacatcagtagtaggtaaattatcagaaggtgttctgagagatcggatatacaaggatttggacaaccaagggctgattaaagatagtcaacatggctttgtgtgtggtagatcatgtttaatgaatcttgtagtgtttttcgaggaggttaccaagaatgcatatgaagtaaaggctgtggatgttgtctgcatgaactttagtaaggcctttgacaaggtcccacgtaagaggttagttcagaaagttcagacactaggtatccatggagaggttgtaaactggattcgaattggctgtgtgggagaagacagagagtggtagtggatgattgcttctcagactggagacctgtgactaatggtatgcctcagggatctgtgctgggaccattgttgtttgttgtctatatcaatgatgtcGATGATAatttgataaattggatcagcaggtttgtggatgacactaagatggatgcgttgtggacagcgaggaaggctttcaaagcttgcagagggatctggaccaactggaaaaattggccagaaaatggcagatggaatttaatgcagacaagtgtgaggtgttccattttggaaggacaaatcaaggtacgaCATACACAataatggtagggcactgaagagtgcggaggaacagagggatctgggggttcagatacataagcccctgaaagtggcgtcacaggtggacAGGGTTGTAAAAAAGGCTTTTGGCagcctggcattcataaatcaaagtactgagtataggagttggaatattatggtgaggttgtataaggcattggtgaggccaaatttggagtattgtgtgcagctctgatCACCGAActgtaggaaggatatcagtaagtttgaaaaagtgcagagaagacttACTAGGATATTGCTGGGTgtgcaggagttgagttacaaggaaagattgaacaggttaggactttattccttggagcgtagaagaatgaggggagatttgatagaggtttacaaaattatgagggtatagacagggtaaatgcgaataggcatagattaggagagatacaaatgagaagacatggcttcagtgtgaaaggggaaaggtttagggggagcattaggaggaacttcttcactcagagggtggtgagagtgtggaacgagctgccatctgatttggaaaatatggactcactcttaagctttaagaataaattggatagatacatggatgggagaggactggagggttatggactgggtgcaggtcaatgggactagcggaataaggttttggtacagactagaaggactgaatggcttgttttctgtgttgtagtggtctatgattttatgattctatggggaggagagttcccacaggcgaaatggggatgggaaagagagatcacaaaggaggaaggggatggggaagtgagatcccacaggaggaagggggatggggaagagagattccacaggatgaaagggggatggggagaagagATCTTACAGGAAGGCGGGGGGGGtgtgtgggttgtgtggaaaagacatcccacaggaggatgaggaaagagtaatagaacctacaggaggaatgggggtGTGTGCAAGATTCCAAAGaatggaagggggattgggatgagaggtcccacgggaggattccaagggtaaataataatcctacaagacgagaggatgcagaaattttttgtatgtgtgtgtttggtctgaacagaggcccagaggagatgcgccctcgctctttgcgtatctggaagtgagcaaagtcacacacggggaagggcagtgggaggacaatctcacaatggtatttctttccttctcactgggacagtctgctgacagtctcttgtccctcaccaggaagggggtgtgaatctctgacccacctgctgcagtcagtgtcggtctgggtgtcagtaacagtgagaaggaacattgtcaatggacgggtcacaggcagcgagaaacacggccattcctgtgatttactaccattaaaccaatggtcgttgttcactgatctgatgaagtctccaaaatcccttcacaaggaaccaaaGAACCCTCctgtccttggggaattactgaccgatcccctgggcatttgtcatatttcttcacaatctgatttactacaaatttaccgaaattcctttccattgaaacaacacaatggaacagtttcacagttcagagtgagagataaatcaagttacctcaactcctggcacttgtgcagcccgggtcccagccgttggattccttcacactgaatgtgacaGCCCtgcaggtcgaggtgttttattgtatcacagagtccgatgacatgagacaggaccgcgcagtcaatcggggtcagtgtcattccactgaatgaaagtgtttccacagatcccagtatGGCCTGAGCCAggccacgattctgagactcaaacaggtagtgcaatgtgttcaggaggctccttttaccagcttcattcctcgtgtttccactctggcgtttaacctcctccttcacccagtcaatcacccggcaggttgtttgatgaggaaatggacccagaaactcctccaggccccgagctgtcattggggaggagagaccagcaacaaaacggagaaatacctcaaatcgcccatctgtcgtgttgtgggcttcagtgaggaacttcaggatatccccgggatgtggattcaggaattgtgcgactgcagctacaaactcttggatggtgaggtgtgggaatgtgtacaccacactctgggcagaatcctctctctccaaaagctccatcaggaatccggacaggaactgggaaggctgcagattgtagttgatcaaatctccatgtgtaaacacaatcttcttctcagacactcctctgtaggccatctgaccaaccctgagtaacacatcacgggggctctcaatctcacggccgtggtttttcaggatgttgtaaatatagtaggagtacagttgggtgatggttttgggaactcgctgtgggtccctgactctttgtgtgaagaaggggcccagtgccagagtgaggatccagcagtaggaggggttgtagctcatggtgtacaggatctcgttctccttcacgtgtttgaaaacagcttctgccaccgtccgatcttcaaaatacctgatgaaatattccttccgttcttcatcaacaaatcccaggatttcagcccagacactgatgtctgccttttccaataaatgtaacgcagtgggacgggttgtcaccagcactgaacaccctgggagcagcttgccctggattaaactatacacaatgtcagacacgttgcacttgaattcaggatctgtgtacTGTGATTCTGTGTCTCTCCGACCATCAACAAAGTTAATTTTGTCCTTAAATTCATCCAATCCGTCAAATATGAACAGCAGTCCCTCTGTGTGTTTCCAGACCTTTCCCAgaatattcccaaagtaaggatactgatgcagaatcagttctttcaggtttattctgcagttaatggagtttaaatcccggaatttgaaactgaagacaaactggaattgttggtatatcttccccgtggcccagtcataaacaatcttttgtaccattgttgttttcccaatccccgggactccggccactgctgcagaCATCCCGGATTTGTTTCTAAAGACAGATCTTTTAAATTTTTGAACAAAGCTCTTCTTgaataactgatcagtccggattttttccagcttacCACGGAgatctttttctctccactcctcgtggtctctgcctcttgccagcagctcatgttccacctgtctccgatctcgaacagtagaaatgaccgtgagctcagtgtatcgatcaaccagctggaaaactttcaccttctccctcatcaggatcgtgttcactctcagtgtttcagtttgtgtccGCAGAGTCTCCATGTGTTTCCTTTGAACATCTTATGACGGACAGAAATCGGTTGTCAatgcctgatctgatgaacatGGAGCTCACAACATATTTTCTTTAATAAAAAAATACCTGTGAAAGACACTGTTTGTGTGAAATCGGGTGATCAGAGATTAGAGTGTCTGAAAGTGAAAGACGGCCCAGAAACATTTCTGATCTGATTCAGATCCGCTGTTAAaggctccactctcccctctgttggtagtttgcagattccccggtgttccagcgagcaccaagtgcacacgtgattctggagaggagagtgttgtgTGGAGCGGGTGGTTTCACTGCTCAGCTTCTGCTGAACTGTGCAACCCTGCAGAGGGTAACAGTGGGGGGTGAGGGGGGCATTTACTTACTCTGCTGACTTTTACTTCTCTCACAATGGACCCCATGTTCTTGACACTCCTTTAGGATTAAGCTGTCAGTACTGAGCCACAGAAAAGGAATTTCCCAGGCTGAGCCAGTCACAAtgtgacacaccccacactggtCTACAGTCTCTTACTCTCCGAGGAGCCGGTACATGAACTCCGGCAATTCGCTGATGATGTGCGGAAGAGCAGGaagctgaagaggatggcagcggtAATAGGGAACTCTAAAGTCAGGAGGACAggtaggcaattctgtggacaccgatggtactttgcctctcaggtgccattgTCCGAAATGTTTCTGgacgcgtccacaatatcctgagaagggaggttgagcagccagaagtcgtgacaAACATTGGTAACAACGACATAGGAAAAGcaaagggaggaggtctggaaAACAGAACACAGGGGGttaggaaaaaagctgaggaacagGAGCTCAAAagtagtgatctcaggattgctgcctgtgccacccgACAGTggcaataggaatagaatgaggtggcagagaaatgtgtggcagagcatttggagcagggggcagtgattcagatttctggataattgggaccactTCCGGGGTTggtaggacctgtacaaaaggcacGGGT from the Hemitrygon akajei unplaced genomic scaffold, sHemAka1.3 Scf000129, whole genome shotgun sequence genome contains:
- the LOC140723714 gene encoding NACHT, LRR and PYD domains-containing protein 12-like codes for the protein MEKGSGARRVMWESFVKLHHHLPKLSRILKEIWERGDGQFAYMDTERGLSEVPAHLKDVQRKHMETLRTQTETLRVNTILMREKVKVFQLVDRYTELTVISTVRDRRQVEHELLARGRDHEEWREKDLRGKLEKIRTDQLFKKSFVQKFKRSVFRNKSGMSAAVAGVPGIGKTTMVQKIVYDWATGKIYQQFQFVFSFKFRDLNSINCRINLKELILHQYPYFGNILGKVWKHTEGLLFIFDGLDEFKDKINFVDGRRDTESQYTDPEFKCNVSDIVYSLIQGKLLPGCSVLVTTRPTALHLLEKADISVWAEILGFVDEERKEYFIRYFEDRTVAEAVFKHVKENEILYTMSYNPSYCWILTLALGPFFTQRVRDPQRVPKTITQLYSYYIYNILKNHGREIESPRDVLLRVGQMAYRGVSEKKIVFTHGDLINYNLQPSQFLSGFLMELLEREDSAQSVVYTFPHLTIQEFVAAVAQFLNPHPGDILKFLTEAHNTTDGRFEVFLRFVAGLSSPMTARGLEEFLGPFPHQTTCRVIDWVKEEVKRQSGNTRNEAGKRSLLNTLHYLFESQNRGLAQAILGSVETLSFSGMTLTPIDCAVLSHVIGLCDTIKHLDLQGCHIQCEGIQRLGPGLHKCQELRLGQNDLGDSGVKLVSTALRNPECKIQKLELRGVGLTDSGAEDLVSALSTIPSLTDLNLSYNELGDSGVKLVSAALRNPECKIQTLVLFRVGLRDSGAEDLVSALSTKPSLTDLHLRFNSLTDRSVPALRRLILTHPSLGWIR